The genomic window GCGACGGTACAAACACGAACTCCAGCTCCAGCAGTGACAGCAACAACAACATGCTCAACTTCTGGGCACCATCCGTCAGAAACAGCACTAGTGCCCCGTCAAATGCCACTATTTCAGGGgtacactactactactactactactactactttgtGTTCGATCGTGATATAtacactagctagctacctcATATCATACGGATTTTTACCTGCAGCTGGATCGTACCTAGCGGTTCTTCTTTCTCGGACAGTACACTAGTAAAGGCAGTAGTTTGTctgaatttacatatatatgaacGATCGATCTGTCTCGTAACCAATTTacatatcgatcgatcgggctGTGCTTGCAGAACGGTACAAcgacagcagcagctgcagtgGCGAAAAAACCGCAAGGAGCGGAGAGGCTGCCTCCGGGTATTGTTGTCCGGGACTCTGATCTTCATCTACACCGCCTCTGGGGCCACCCAACATCGGTACATGCTacagctatatatatgcattatgtCTGTCTATCTTCTCATCGATCACTTGGTGCACAGGCCGCTTGTATCTGTACTACTTTAGAAGGTAGTAGTACTTTAGAGCTGGTGGTGacagtgaatctgccaccaccaGCTCTATCACCTACATGTGGGGACTCTTGCTGTCTTGTCCGTGAAACTTGCATGCTCACTAAATTCAAACGCCTTCTAAAAGAAACATGTCTATTGTCGAAGcaaaataatgtcaatattcTTTGGTGAGGTAAGATAAGTATGTAGGGAATTAATCCACATAGTTAAAGGGATTAGAAATTGCATGTATGTAGATTTTTCAAGGATGAGTACACTACTAcacaaatgattttttctcAACAAGCACCTTATAGGTTGTAGGCGGGTCATAAATATccgcgtctgcaaaaatcaatcCCCATTTTCGCATACAGCTTCTTAAGAGGTTCATatgtaaaaattaattttcgcaAGCTGGTCTCTAGAAGAACCACACGTGAAAATACTTATGTTTTTGCATGCGGGCCTGTTAAGTAATCCGCATGAAAGAATCACCCCCTCCCTCTTTTccaactcttcttttattttattctcaCTCCATTGtctttctctctcccactcCTCTGCACTCCTGTCTACTCCTCATGCGGGTGCGCCATCCACACACAAAAGTAGCGAATTTCGCAgacacctactccctccgtcccaaaaaaagacaaaccctggtttccgtgtccaacgtttgaccgtccgtcttatttgaaaaaattataaaaaaattaaaaagataagtcatgcataaagtattaaccatgttttatcatctaacaacaattaaaatactaattataaaaaaatttcatataagacggacagtcaaacgttggcatggaaacccagggtttgtatttttttttggggacggagggagtaggtgcgTGCGAGTCACCCAACTGCCTACGAAAATCAGATTCAACCGTatggaaaaatgcttttttaGTAGTGGTATGCGCACgaagattattattattattagccATTGTATAGAACATAAGAGCAGCCACATCCAAAGATCAAGAATAAAACAACCACATCACAGATCAAGAACAAGCTAGTCACATTGATTCAATTATTCGTCTTACACCATCAACAACAGAACAACCAACCACATCACATACCGATATCGAAATCCTTCTACATTCAACACACGAAGAAAGAGGCCACCGCTGCCTCGCCTATGGACTTATGGGCCTCACCGTCATCGTCCACCGTCGCTAGCTGTGAGTCGAGGATGAGAGAAGAGGGTGGAGATCGATGAAGATTGATGGAGTACTTGCGATTTTGACTTAAGGCCTGGCTTCTCTTATTAATTAGtcgtactagctagctaggcacgTGGATGAGTGGAAAATCGATCCTATCAATACCGGTTTTTGGCTAAACCGGCACTAATAAAGCGTATATATAATTGGGCCATTCTATTGTAGTAGTAGTGTATGATTTTATTCTTAACTGATCATATATGGAGTATGTATGTACGTAATGTGTATACAGGACGTTGCGAGTGGCAAGCAGTACCTTGTGACGCTGACGGTGGGGTACACTGAGAAAGACAACATCAATGCAACTGTTCACAAGGTCGCTCGCTCATTAACTTATTACTCGATCCTATATATTTGCAGACTTAATGAATAATAATAGGAATATAATACATGCAGTTATCGGACAAGTTTGACATAGTGCTGTTCCATTACGACGGTCGGACGACTGAATGGGAGGAGTTCGAGTGGTCCAAGAAGGTTGTTCATGTCAGCGCCAAGAAGCAGACCAAATGGTAATTAACTACCTACTCCAATTAATCCaactgttaattaattagctgaaTTGATTGATCATCATATCGATCAGTATATAGTAAATGCATATGAATTGAATTGAAATTGAATAGGTGGTTTGCGAAGAGATTCATGCATCCGAGCATCGTGGCGCCATACGAGTACATATTCCTGTGGGATGAGGATCTGGGAGTGGACAACTTCAGTGCGGAGGAGTACATCAGCATCGCCAGGAAGCATGGCCTGGGGATCTCGCAGCCGGGGCTCGACGCCACCAAAGGGAAGAGATCACGCTACACGGCCACCGCCAGGAGGCCCGCCGGCGACATGCACACCTCCGGCAGGTTCGTCGAGGTCATGGCGCCCGTCTTCTCCAGAGACGCCTGGGCATGCGTCTGGCACATGATCCCGGCAAGTGTCCATCGCATTCATTATATTAATTCTGACTTACAGTAGTATTGGTTAGTATTTCAGTCAGACATAAATTAACGAACTAACGATCAATATAATGAATCTGCATGCATTGTATGTACGCAGAATGATTTGGTCCACGGCTGGGGTCTCGACCACAATTTCTGGAGATGCGTCGACGTAAGTTCATACTGCTAGCTTATTAGCTGCAAACACTGGCGATCTCTACATTCAGATCGATGTACACTGAAATAATGTACtgcttaatttaaaaaaatcgatCGAATCATGCattcattcatatatatattggcAAAGCAGGAGCCTGAAGAGCATATAGGCGTCGTGGATGCGCAGTTCGTTGTCCATCGCGGTGTCCCAACGCTCATAAGCCAAGTAACTAAAAACAATATCTATTATCCCATAATGCAACTAGCTTTGGTTAAATTATACACTACTCCTACCATATTTAATTGTGTTTTTCTCTCCATATATATACAGGGCAACGGAGAACAAGAAGGGAGCAGTGCCAAGGTAAGTCGTACAATTAACTGTATTATTCTAAGTAGCTACTCTCTTAACTCCTCAAATACTATTTGATACGGCATGCACACTGTTTTTAAGTTTAAACTTCAATCTTACCTTCTTTTAAGAATATatgaatattttaaaatatgttatattat from Oryza glaberrima chromosome 6, OglaRS2, whole genome shotgun sequence includes these protein-coding regions:
- the LOC127777367 gene encoding uncharacterized protein LOC127777367; protein product: MKAASSIFTALSAAVFGFFIGISFPVEITPKLQYCAFLPCDGTNTNSSSSSDSNNNMLNFWAPSVRNSTSAPSNATISGNGTTTAAAAVAKKPQGAERLPPGIVVRDSDLHLHRLWGHPTSDVASGKQYLVTLTVGYTEKDNINATVHKLSDKFDIVLFHYDGRTTEWEEFEWSKKVVHVSAKKQTKWWFAKRFMHPSIVAPYEYIFLWDEDLGVDNFSAEEYISIARKHGLGISQPGLDATKGKRSRYTATARRPAGDMHTSGRFVEVMAPVFSRDAWACVWHMIPNDLVHGWGLDHNFWRCVDEPEEHIGVVDAQFVVHRGVPTLISQGNGEQEGSSAKVRSRQFDEMRTFYRRIADAEKAQADATAAAADHHR